The proteins below are encoded in one region of Nocardioides marmorisolisilvae:
- a CDS encoding tryptophan 2,3-dioxygenase, with translation MTAPVDDAHFGEEGARLTYGSYLRLPELLDAQHLESDPPAHDELLFITIHQVYELWFQQLLHEAVAVRDALISTEPASDERNVGPRSGSAGGLWLCRHLLTRMHVIERVLIQQIDVLETMTPQDFLEFRQRLAPASGFQSVQFRELEFLSGAKDPAFVKRFRGLTPEEAARLEQRLAEPTLWDGFVHVLDAAGLDTSSDEAMTRSLRTVAHDRSSYADIWGLAEGLLQHDELAAAWRARHVVMVERMIGARTGTGGSTGAAYLRTRLDLRYYPLLWELRSVL, from the coding sequence ATGACGGCACCGGTGGATGACGCGCACTTCGGCGAGGAGGGTGCGCGGTTGACCTACGGCAGCTATCTGCGGCTGCCGGAGCTGCTCGACGCCCAGCACCTGGAGTCGGACCCGCCGGCCCACGACGAGCTGCTGTTCATCACCATCCACCAGGTCTACGAGCTGTGGTTCCAGCAACTGCTCCACGAGGCGGTCGCTGTCCGCGACGCCCTCATCTCCACCGAGCCCGCGAGCGATGAGCGCAACGTCGGACCGCGCAGCGGATCAGCCGGTGGGCTCTGGCTGTGCCGACACCTGCTGACCCGGATGCACGTGATCGAGCGGGTCCTGATCCAGCAGATCGACGTCCTGGAGACGATGACGCCTCAGGACTTCCTCGAGTTCCGCCAGCGGCTCGCCCCTGCCAGCGGCTTCCAGTCGGTGCAGTTCCGCGAGCTGGAGTTCCTCTCGGGGGCCAAGGACCCCGCGTTCGTCAAGCGGTTCCGAGGTCTGACGCCCGAGGAGGCGGCCCGTCTCGAGCAGCGGCTCGCCGAGCCGACCCTGTGGGACGGCTTCGTGCATGTGCTGGACGCGGCAGGTCTGGACACGTCCTCGGACGAGGCGATGACCCGGTCGCTGCGCACCGTCGCGCACGACCGCTCGTCGTACGCCGACATCTGGGGACTGGCCGAGGGACTCCTCCAGCACGACGAGCTCGCCGCAGCCTGGCGGGCTCGGCACGTGGTGATGGTGGAGCGGATGATCGGGGCTCGCACCGGCACCGGCGGGTCGACCGGGGCGGCGTACCTGCGCACCCGGCTCGACCTTCGCTACTACCCCTTGTTGTGGGAGCTGCGGTCCGTGCTGTGA